A genomic window from Silurus meridionalis isolate SWU-2019-XX chromosome 21, ASM1480568v1, whole genome shotgun sequence includes:
- the sgk2b gene encoding serine/threonine-protein kinase Sgk2b isoform X1, with protein sequence MVKTSRRPVTYAKMKGIISYFAALIRERKNSSTDLLQKLGTQVPVYQQSMDLKCFLRPEASLSDESAAAAQCFTSKAKELRQSQVSAADFEYLKVIGTGSFGKVLLAKYKENNRYYAVKVLQKDIILKKEAEGSILCERNVLVKTVNHPFLVRLHFSFQTKERLCLVLDYASGGELFYHLQKERVFREPRARFYAAEIASALGHLHSLHIIYRDLKPENILLDSEGHVVLTDFGLCKEGIVGRATTKTFCGTPEYLPPEVLQQHEYDRTVDWWGLGAVLHEMLYGLPPFYNADRIKMLGNIIYQPLVLKPGVSKAGRDFLKRLLNKDRSKRLGAKRDMDELKQHSFFSSIHWDDLVTKKIPPPFVPSLSGPDDLTNINPAFTRLPVPESLGVCEETEVIFPGFSYSSENISSVTM encoded by the exons ATGGTGAAAACGAGCAGGAGGCCTGTCACATACGCCAAAATGAAGGGGATAATCTCATACTTTGCTG ctttgatcagagagagaaaaaacagttCAACTGACCTGCTACAGAAACTTGGGACCCAAGTTCCAGTGTATCAACa GAGTATGGATTTAAAGTGTTTTCTGAGACCAGAAGCCAGTTTGTCTGATGAATCTGCAGCAGCTGCA CAGTGCTTCACCAGTAAAGCAAAGGAGCTGCGACAGTCTCA GGTTTCGGCAGCAGATTTTGAGTACTTGAAAGTGATTGGAACAGGCAGTTTTggcaag GttcttttagcaaaatataAGGAGAACAATAGATACTATGCAGTCAAAGTTTTGCAAAAGGACATTATCCTGAAGAAAGAAGCA GAAGGAAGCATCTTATGTGAGCGTAACGTGCTAGTGAAAACTGTGAATCATCCTTTCTTGGTGAGACTTCACTTCAGCTTTCAGACCAAAGAGAGGCTCTGTCTTGTATTGGACTATGCAAGTGGTGGAGAG cTCTTTTACCACCTCCAAAAAGAACGTGTGTTCAGGGAGCCCAGAGCCAGATTCTATGCTGCAGAAATAGCCAGTGCACTTGGACACTTACATTCACTGCACATTAtctacag GGACCTGAAGCCAGAGAACATCTTGCTCGACTCTGAAGGCCACGTGGTCCTAACAGACTTTGGCTTGTGTAAAGAGGGCATAGTGGGACGTGCGACCACCAAAACCTTTTGTGGAACTCCTGAATACCTGCCACCTGAGGTTCTCCAGCAGCATGAGTATGACCGTACCGTGGACTGGTGGGGGCTTGGAGCTGTTCTGCATGAAATGCTTTATGGTCTG cCACCCTTCTACAATGCAGACCGCATAAAGATGTTAGGCAATATCATTTATCAGCCATTGGTCCTTAAGCCTGGAGTATCCAAGGCTGGAAGAGATTTTCTCAAAAGGCTGCTAAACAAAGACAGATCTAAGAGACTTGGAGCTAAACGTGACATG GATGAGCTGAAGCAGCACTCATTCTTTTCCTCTATCCATTGGGATGATCTTGTGACAAAGAAAATCCCACCTCCTTTCGTTCCCTCACTG TCTGGCCCTGATGACCTGACAAACATTAACCCTGCATTCACAAGACTTCCTGTCCCAGAGTctctgggtgtgtgtgaggagactGAAGTAATCTTCCCTGGCTTCAGCTACTCGAGTGAAAACATCTCATCGGTAACAATGTAG
- the sgk2b gene encoding serine/threonine-protein kinase Sgk2b isoform X2 — MVKTSRRPVTYAKMKGIISYFAALIRERKNSSTDLLQKLGTQVPVYQQSMDLKCFLRPEASLSDESAAAACFTSKAKELRQSQVSAADFEYLKVIGTGSFGKVLLAKYKENNRYYAVKVLQKDIILKKEAEGSILCERNVLVKTVNHPFLVRLHFSFQTKERLCLVLDYASGGELFYHLQKERVFREPRARFYAAEIASALGHLHSLHIIYRDLKPENILLDSEGHVVLTDFGLCKEGIVGRATTKTFCGTPEYLPPEVLQQHEYDRTVDWWGLGAVLHEMLYGLPPFYNADRIKMLGNIIYQPLVLKPGVSKAGRDFLKRLLNKDRSKRLGAKRDMDELKQHSFFSSIHWDDLVTKKIPPPFVPSLSGPDDLTNINPAFTRLPVPESLGVCEETEVIFPGFSYSSENISSVTM, encoded by the exons ATGGTGAAAACGAGCAGGAGGCCTGTCACATACGCCAAAATGAAGGGGATAATCTCATACTTTGCTG ctttgatcagagagagaaaaaacagttCAACTGACCTGCTACAGAAACTTGGGACCCAAGTTCCAGTGTATCAACa GAGTATGGATTTAAAGTGTTTTCTGAGACCAGAAGCCAGTTTGTCTGATGAATCTGCAGCAGCTGCA TGCTTCACCAGTAAAGCAAAGGAGCTGCGACAGTCTCA GGTTTCGGCAGCAGATTTTGAGTACTTGAAAGTGATTGGAACAGGCAGTTTTggcaag GttcttttagcaaaatataAGGAGAACAATAGATACTATGCAGTCAAAGTTTTGCAAAAGGACATTATCCTGAAGAAAGAAGCA GAAGGAAGCATCTTATGTGAGCGTAACGTGCTAGTGAAAACTGTGAATCATCCTTTCTTGGTGAGACTTCACTTCAGCTTTCAGACCAAAGAGAGGCTCTGTCTTGTATTGGACTATGCAAGTGGTGGAGAG cTCTTTTACCACCTCCAAAAAGAACGTGTGTTCAGGGAGCCCAGAGCCAGATTCTATGCTGCAGAAATAGCCAGTGCACTTGGACACTTACATTCACTGCACATTAtctacag GGACCTGAAGCCAGAGAACATCTTGCTCGACTCTGAAGGCCACGTGGTCCTAACAGACTTTGGCTTGTGTAAAGAGGGCATAGTGGGACGTGCGACCACCAAAACCTTTTGTGGAACTCCTGAATACCTGCCACCTGAGGTTCTCCAGCAGCATGAGTATGACCGTACCGTGGACTGGTGGGGGCTTGGAGCTGTTCTGCATGAAATGCTTTATGGTCTG cCACCCTTCTACAATGCAGACCGCATAAAGATGTTAGGCAATATCATTTATCAGCCATTGGTCCTTAAGCCTGGAGTATCCAAGGCTGGAAGAGATTTTCTCAAAAGGCTGCTAAACAAAGACAGATCTAAGAGACTTGGAGCTAAACGTGACATG GATGAGCTGAAGCAGCACTCATTCTTTTCCTCTATCCATTGGGATGATCTTGTGACAAAGAAAATCCCACCTCCTTTCGTTCCCTCACTG TCTGGCCCTGATGACCTGACAAACATTAACCCTGCATTCACAAGACTTCCTGTCCCAGAGTctctgggtgtgtgtgaggagactGAAGTAATCTTCCCTGGCTTCAGCTACTCGAGTGAAAACATCTCATCGGTAACAATGTAG
- the sgk2b gene encoding serine/threonine-protein kinase Sgk2b isoform X3: MDLKCFLRPEASLSDESAAAAQCFTSKAKELRQSQVSAADFEYLKVIGTGSFGKVLLAKYKENNRYYAVKVLQKDIILKKEAEGSILCERNVLVKTVNHPFLVRLHFSFQTKERLCLVLDYASGGELFYHLQKERVFREPRARFYAAEIASALGHLHSLHIIYRDLKPENILLDSEGHVVLTDFGLCKEGIVGRATTKTFCGTPEYLPPEVLQQHEYDRTVDWWGLGAVLHEMLYGLPPFYNADRIKMLGNIIYQPLVLKPGVSKAGRDFLKRLLNKDRSKRLGAKRDMDELKQHSFFSSIHWDDLVTKKIPPPFVPSLSGPDDLTNINPAFTRLPVPESLGVCEETEVIFPGFSYSSENISSVTM, translated from the exons ATGGATTTAAAGTGTTTTCTGAGACCAGAAGCCAGTTTGTCTGATGAATCTGCAGCAGCTGCA CAGTGCTTCACCAGTAAAGCAAAGGAGCTGCGACAGTCTCA GGTTTCGGCAGCAGATTTTGAGTACTTGAAAGTGATTGGAACAGGCAGTTTTggcaag GttcttttagcaaaatataAGGAGAACAATAGATACTATGCAGTCAAAGTTTTGCAAAAGGACATTATCCTGAAGAAAGAAGCA GAAGGAAGCATCTTATGTGAGCGTAACGTGCTAGTGAAAACTGTGAATCATCCTTTCTTGGTGAGACTTCACTTCAGCTTTCAGACCAAAGAGAGGCTCTGTCTTGTATTGGACTATGCAAGTGGTGGAGAG cTCTTTTACCACCTCCAAAAAGAACGTGTGTTCAGGGAGCCCAGAGCCAGATTCTATGCTGCAGAAATAGCCAGTGCACTTGGACACTTACATTCACTGCACATTAtctacag GGACCTGAAGCCAGAGAACATCTTGCTCGACTCTGAAGGCCACGTGGTCCTAACAGACTTTGGCTTGTGTAAAGAGGGCATAGTGGGACGTGCGACCACCAAAACCTTTTGTGGAACTCCTGAATACCTGCCACCTGAGGTTCTCCAGCAGCATGAGTATGACCGTACCGTGGACTGGTGGGGGCTTGGAGCTGTTCTGCATGAAATGCTTTATGGTCTG cCACCCTTCTACAATGCAGACCGCATAAAGATGTTAGGCAATATCATTTATCAGCCATTGGTCCTTAAGCCTGGAGTATCCAAGGCTGGAAGAGATTTTCTCAAAAGGCTGCTAAACAAAGACAGATCTAAGAGACTTGGAGCTAAACGTGACATG GATGAGCTGAAGCAGCACTCATTCTTTTCCTCTATCCATTGGGATGATCTTGTGACAAAGAAAATCCCACCTCCTTTCGTTCCCTCACTG TCTGGCCCTGATGACCTGACAAACATTAACCCTGCATTCACAAGACTTCCTGTCCCAGAGTctctgggtgtgtgtgaggagactGAAGTAATCTTCCCTGGCTTCAGCTACTCGAGTGAAAACATCTCATCGGTAACAATGTAG
- the sgk2b gene encoding serine/threonine-protein kinase Sgk2b isoform X4: MDLKCFLRPEASLSDESAAAACFTSKAKELRQSQVSAADFEYLKVIGTGSFGKVLLAKYKENNRYYAVKVLQKDIILKKEAEGSILCERNVLVKTVNHPFLVRLHFSFQTKERLCLVLDYASGGELFYHLQKERVFREPRARFYAAEIASALGHLHSLHIIYRDLKPENILLDSEGHVVLTDFGLCKEGIVGRATTKTFCGTPEYLPPEVLQQHEYDRTVDWWGLGAVLHEMLYGLPPFYNADRIKMLGNIIYQPLVLKPGVSKAGRDFLKRLLNKDRSKRLGAKRDMDELKQHSFFSSIHWDDLVTKKIPPPFVPSLSGPDDLTNINPAFTRLPVPESLGVCEETEVIFPGFSYSSENISSVTM, encoded by the exons ATGGATTTAAAGTGTTTTCTGAGACCAGAAGCCAGTTTGTCTGATGAATCTGCAGCAGCTGCA TGCTTCACCAGTAAAGCAAAGGAGCTGCGACAGTCTCA GGTTTCGGCAGCAGATTTTGAGTACTTGAAAGTGATTGGAACAGGCAGTTTTggcaag GttcttttagcaaaatataAGGAGAACAATAGATACTATGCAGTCAAAGTTTTGCAAAAGGACATTATCCTGAAGAAAGAAGCA GAAGGAAGCATCTTATGTGAGCGTAACGTGCTAGTGAAAACTGTGAATCATCCTTTCTTGGTGAGACTTCACTTCAGCTTTCAGACCAAAGAGAGGCTCTGTCTTGTATTGGACTATGCAAGTGGTGGAGAG cTCTTTTACCACCTCCAAAAAGAACGTGTGTTCAGGGAGCCCAGAGCCAGATTCTATGCTGCAGAAATAGCCAGTGCACTTGGACACTTACATTCACTGCACATTAtctacag GGACCTGAAGCCAGAGAACATCTTGCTCGACTCTGAAGGCCACGTGGTCCTAACAGACTTTGGCTTGTGTAAAGAGGGCATAGTGGGACGTGCGACCACCAAAACCTTTTGTGGAACTCCTGAATACCTGCCACCTGAGGTTCTCCAGCAGCATGAGTATGACCGTACCGTGGACTGGTGGGGGCTTGGAGCTGTTCTGCATGAAATGCTTTATGGTCTG cCACCCTTCTACAATGCAGACCGCATAAAGATGTTAGGCAATATCATTTATCAGCCATTGGTCCTTAAGCCTGGAGTATCCAAGGCTGGAAGAGATTTTCTCAAAAGGCTGCTAAACAAAGACAGATCTAAGAGACTTGGAGCTAAACGTGACATG GATGAGCTGAAGCAGCACTCATTCTTTTCCTCTATCCATTGGGATGATCTTGTGACAAAGAAAATCCCACCTCCTTTCGTTCCCTCACTG TCTGGCCCTGATGACCTGACAAACATTAACCCTGCATTCACAAGACTTCCTGTCCCAGAGTctctgggtgtgtgtgaggagactGAAGTAATCTTCCCTGGCTTCAGCTACTCGAGTGAAAACATCTCATCGGTAACAATGTAG